One genomic window of Agrobacterium tumefaciens includes the following:
- a CDS encoding amino acid ABC transporter substrate-binding protein, with translation MRFTEAFTSPFTKIRATAIAVTLGVLSVAATPALADNPLGLIDPATISVGTMGDAKPYAFTTADGNFTGFDIELFLNVAGRLGFKKEQVVFTGQEFSALMPSVANGRFDVAAAAIGTTAKRKETVDFSDGYLAGFLSVLTSEAGITDAAGLKGKRLGVVQGTLQEIYAEKNFAGTDLVKFPDNNSAVSALNNGTVDAHFLDFEAAKDYSARYPALKVAVNIPSFDAPAGFVIRKGNDALREALNKSLKEAMQDGTWKKLHEKWFPGTPMPQAYLPKQ, from the coding sequence ATGCGATTTACCGAAGCCTTCACTTCCCCCTTTACCAAAATCCGCGCCACCGCCATCGCGGTCACGCTCGGTGTCCTCTCAGTCGCGGCGACGCCGGCGCTTGCCGACAATCCGCTTGGCCTCATTGATCCCGCCACCATCAGTGTCGGTACGATGGGCGATGCCAAGCCCTATGCCTTCACCACCGCTGACGGTAACTTCACCGGTTTCGACATCGAGCTTTTCCTCAATGTCGCCGGACGCCTTGGCTTCAAGAAGGAGCAGGTGGTCTTCACCGGTCAGGAATTCTCGGCCCTGATGCCCTCGGTCGCCAACGGCCGTTTCGATGTTGCAGCCGCCGCAATCGGTACGACGGCCAAGCGCAAGGAGACCGTTGATTTCTCCGATGGTTATCTCGCAGGTTTCCTGAGCGTCCTTACTTCGGAGGCCGGCATCACCGATGCAGCGGGCCTCAAGGGCAAGCGTCTCGGCGTCGTGCAGGGCACGCTGCAGGAAATCTATGCCGAAAAGAACTTTGCCGGCACCGATCTCGTGAAGTTCCCGGACAACAACTCTGCCGTTTCCGCCCTCAACAACGGCACGGTCGATGCCCATTTCCTCGATTTCGAGGCGGCAAAGGACTATTCCGCCCGTTACCCGGCGCTGAAGGTTGCAGTCAATATTCCGAGCTTCGATGCACCGGCCGGCTTCGTCATCCGCAAGGGTAACGATGCATTGCGCGAGGCGCTCAACAAGAGCCTGAAAGAGGCCATGCAGGACGGCACCTGGAAAAAGCTGCACGAAAAATGGTTCCCCGGCACGCCGATGCCGCAGGCATATCTTCCCAAGCAGTGA
- a CDS encoding amino acid ABC transporter permease/ATP-binding protein: MNWLENLRRSFLDWNAMAEVLPTMITVGLKNTLILAATSTVLGVAIGMMLAIMGISRSPWLRIPARLYTDIFRGLPAIVTILLIGQGFARIGRELFGPSPYPLGILALSLIAGAYIGEIFRSGIQSVDRGQMEACRALSMSYGQGMRLIVVPQGVRRVLPALVNQFIGNVKDSSLVYFLGLLASEREIFRVGQDQAVVTGNLSPLLLAGVFYLIVTVPLTHVVNAIDNRLRIGKQRPSTITSGLEEVSELDSAARATGVSFKGGSLDVRRLGMAYGDLDVLKGVDLSVKPGSVTCIIGPSGSGKSTLLRGLNRLVEPKSGDILIDGESILAMKPETLRRRVGMVFQHFNLFPDHTALENVMLSLTKIKGLPAAEAERIAKARLADVGLASRQHHRPGGLSGGQQQRVAIARALAMEPEVILFDEVTSALDPELVKGVLNLMAELGTRGMTMVVVTHEMGFARRVADQVVFMDEGRVVEAGTPEAIFDNPQSPRLQRFLAEVL, translated from the coding sequence ATGAACTGGCTTGAAAACCTGCGCCGTAGCTTCCTCGACTGGAATGCCATGGCCGAAGTGCTGCCGACCATGATCACGGTTGGCCTGAAGAATACGCTGATCCTGGCTGCGACCTCGACGGTGCTTGGCGTCGCCATCGGCATGATGCTCGCCATCATGGGCATTTCCCGCTCGCCCTGGCTGCGCATCCCCGCTCGTCTCTATACGGATATTTTCCGCGGCCTGCCGGCCATCGTTACAATCCTCCTGATCGGTCAGGGCTTTGCCCGCATCGGCCGCGAACTCTTCGGCCCGTCGCCTTATCCGCTCGGCATTCTGGCGCTCAGCCTGATTGCCGGCGCCTATATTGGCGAAATTTTCCGCTCTGGTATCCAGAGCGTCGACCGTGGCCAGATGGAGGCCTGCCGGGCTCTGTCGATGAGCTACGGCCAGGGCATGCGCCTTATCGTCGTGCCGCAGGGCGTGCGCCGCGTGCTGCCGGCCCTCGTCAACCAGTTCATCGGCAACGTCAAGGATTCAAGCCTTGTCTATTTCCTTGGGCTTCTGGCCTCCGAGCGCGAGATCTTTCGTGTAGGGCAGGATCAGGCGGTGGTGACGGGCAATCTTTCACCGCTGCTGCTGGCGGGCGTATTTTATCTCATCGTCACCGTACCGCTCACCCATGTCGTCAATGCGATCGACAATCGCCTGCGGATTGGCAAGCAGCGCCCCTCGACCATCACCAGTGGGTTGGAGGAGGTTAGTGAACTCGATAGTGCAGCCCGCGCCACCGGTGTCTCTTTCAAGGGCGGCAGCCTCGATGTGCGCCGTCTCGGCATGGCCTATGGCGATCTCGACGTGCTGAAGGGGGTCGACCTTTCGGTAAAACCGGGCAGCGTCACCTGCATCATCGGCCCGTCCGGTTCCGGCAAGTCGACCCTGTTGCGTGGGCTCAACCGTCTGGTCGAGCCGAAGAGCGGCGATATTCTCATCGATGGTGAAAGCATTCTCGCCATGAAGCCGGAAACGCTGCGCCGCCGGGTCGGCATGGTCTTCCAGCATTTCAACCTCTTTCCGGATCACACGGCACTGGAAAACGTCATGCTGTCGCTGACGAAGATCAAGGGCCTGCCGGCAGCCGAGGCCGAGCGCATTGCCAAGGCAAGGCTTGCCGATGTTGGTCTTGCGAGCCGCCAGCATCACCGTCCGGGCGGTCTTTCCGGCGGGCAGCAGCAGCGCGTCGCCATTGCCCGTGCGCTTGCGATGGAACCGGAAGTCATCCTTTTCGATGAGGTAACGAGTGCGCTCGATCCGGAATTGGTCAAGGGCGTGCTCAACCTCATGGCCGAACTCGGCACGCGCGGCATGACCATGGTCGTCGTCACGCATGAAATGGGCTTCGCCCGCCGGGTCGCCGATCAGGTTGTCTTCATGGACGAGGGGCGCGTGGTGGAAGCCGGCACGCCGGAGGCGATATTCGACAATC